The sequence TCGCTGCGGTACTAGGGTCCGCGCGGACTCGCCGCCCGCTCCCCGCCGCCCCCGCCCTCCGGCACCATCCGCCCGTCGACCGCGCGCGCGCCCACCTCGTCGCGTGCGCGTGTTTTCGCTTCTCCAATGCGCGGCCGCGGCGCTCTAGCTCCTGGGAGGAGCAGAGCCCGCGCCGCCCTCCGGCACCACCCGGCCGTCGACGAGCGCGCCTCGCGCGCGCAGGTACACGCCCACGGTCGCCGCGCCGAGCAGGAACACCTGCGCCGCGTAGCGGAGCCAGAGGAGCACGAGCAGCGTCTCGCCCAGGCCCACGTCGCCTTTGTGCGCCACGTAGCTCGTGATCGCGTGGGCGCCGAGGAGAAACAAGAGCGCCGACACCGCGGCGCCGACCAGGGTCTCGCGCGGCCGCGCGCGGGTGCGGGGCAGCACCGTGTAGAGCAGGAAGAAGATGAGCGTGGCGCCCGCGAGGGAGAAGCCCCACTCGAGGACCGACGGCAGGCCCGCGAGCCGCGCCCCCACCCGCTCCGCGGCGGCCACGCCCGCGCGAAACCCAACCAGGGCCGCGAGGCTCACGCCGAGCAAGGTCGCCACCACGAACGCGAGGCCGCGCGTGCGGAGCTGCCGGAGGAGCTTGCGCTTACCACCGCCGGCGGCGCCCGGCGCGTCGGCGGCGCCCTCGTCCGCGGGGCCGAGCTCCCACATCGCGTTGAGGCCGCGCTCGAGCGCGGCGAAGAGCCGCGTCGCGGAATAGAGCAGCACGAGCACGCTGAGGACGCCGAGCCCGTGGCCGTCGCGCGCGTGCCCCTCCCACCGCGCGACGACGTGCGCGAGCGCCGGGCCCGTCCACCGCGAGAGCTCGCGCTCGAGCGCCGCGGCGGCCGAGTCTCGGCTCACGAAGAGCGAGGCCACCCACAGCGCGAGGTACGCGAGCGGCACCGCCGACAGCAAGGCGTAGAACGCGATCGCCGCGGAGAGGAAGCGCCCGTCGCGAGAGAGAAACACGCGGAGGGCGGCGCGCAGCGGCGTGACCGCGGCGGGCGGACGGAGCGCTTGGAGCCGGTCTCGCATGTCTCGCATGCCGGAGCGCGCCTCGCCGCTCAGGTCGTGGCGGTCGTGGCGTGGGCCTGGGGCACCACGAGGCGTAGGGCGCGGGGCTCGACGACGACGCGTGCGCGCGGCGACGGATCGGCCTCCTCGCCGTCGATCTGAGCGAGCGGGAGCACCGCGCCCGAGAACGCGAGCTCGATCGTGCTCCCACGGAGCACGTCGGACTTCACCCAGCCGCCGGGGTCGCGGAGCGCCTCGGGGAGCGGGTTGCCGTCGTGATCGACGATCGCCTTGGCGACCCAGTCGGCCTGGTTGCGGAACGGCATGAGCTCCACGACGCCGTCGTCGGGGCGGCTCGCGCGGTCGAGCACCCAGGCGCCGGCGTAGATGCGTGTATTCTTCACGACGAGATCGGTGAGCCCTTCGTGGCGGTGGGTGACGCCGTCCACCGTGAGGGTCACGTCGAAGGTCTGATCGCGCACGAACGAGTCCATGAACACGCGCGCCATCGCGCCCGCGTACACCATGTGATCGCGGTAGAGGTGCTTCAGCGGGCCGAGCTGCTCGAGCACGCCGCGATCGAGGTTGCGCTCGAGCAAGACGCGCGCGGAGAACCCCCACCCGATCGAGTCGAAGAGCACGGCGCGGCCGGTCTCGGCGCCGTCGAGGTGGAGGTAGGTCACGTGGACCGCGTCGAGGCGCGCCTCGTGGCCGGCGGCCACCACGTCGACGTTGGCCTCGAGCGCCGACTCGCCGGCCGAGAGGCCGAAGCTCTTGCCCTGGTCGTTGGCGGTGCCGGTGGGGAGCATGCCCATCGCCACGCGCTCCTTCACACCGGACGCGAGCAAGGCCGCGCCGACCTCGCGGAAGGTGCCGTCGCCGCCCATCGCGACGACGAGGTCCGGCGGGCTCGCCGCGAGCGCGGCCTGGAGCGCGGGGACGGTGCGCCCACCGGGCAGCGTGGCGAACACCTCGCAGGCGAGGCCCCGCTGCCGGAGGAGCGCCGTGGCGCGGTCGATGCGCTGGGCGTTCGCGCCGCTCTGCGCCGTAGGGTTCCCGACCAGGACGACTCGCTTCATGAGCACTCCCCCCGCGCGTCTTCGGCGTTGGACCGAGTTAGACCTCGAACTCGCCCTTCTCCAGCAGCTCGGTGACGCGCCAGAGGAAGGAGTTCGCGGCGACGCCGTCGACGATGCGGTGATCGTAGCTGAGCGCCATCAGCATGACGGGGTGGACGACCATGTGGTCGTCGCCGTCGGGGCCGTCGACCACGACGACCCGCTTCTGGATCTCGCCCATGCGGAGGATCCCGACGTTCGGCTGGCTGATGATGGCGCCGCCGAAGAGGTTCCCCTTCATGCCCGGATTCGTTATGGAAAACGTCGCCCCGGAGAGGTCGTCGGCGGTGATCTTTCCGTTGCGCGCGCGCTTGGCCAGCTCGTCGACGGCGCGGACGATGCCGCGCACGCCGAGCTCGTCGGCCCGGCGGACGACGGGGACGACAAGGCCATCCGGCGAGTCGACCGCGACGCCGAGGTTGACGTCCTTGTAGACCACGTAGGCGTCGTCGAGGACGCGCGCGTTCAGGCCGGGGTTCTCGCGCAGGGCGCGCGCCGTCGCCGCGATCGCGAAGGCGAGCATCGTGAGCGACGCGCCTTCCTTCTTGTAGGCGGCCTTGTGCGCCTCCCGGAGGCGCGAGGTCTTGTGGAGATCGATCTCGGCCACCGTGACGACGTGCGGCGAGGTGACCTTCGAGTAGGTCATGTGGTCGGCCGTGATGCGCCGACGCCGCGTGAACGGGATCACCGTGTCGCCTTCAGCCTTGCGGTAGGGCGGCACCTTGAACGACGCGTACCCGACGCCGGGGATCGGCGGGACGAAGCCGCCGCCTTGGTTGACGAGCTGCGCGATCTGCTGGGCTCGCGGACCGGGCGCGACAGGGGCGGCGGGCGCGGCAGGCGCGGCAGGCGCGGCGGCGCGGAGCACGTCACCGCGGGAGATGCGACCTCGCTCGTCGCCCTGCACCGACGCGAGATCCACGGCGTTCTGGAGCGCGGCTTGGCGCCCACTCGGCGTCGCGAGCGGAGCGGCCTGCGCGGGCGCGGGCGCGGGCTCCGCCGCGGGCGCGGGCGCGGGCGCGGAGGCGGTAGCGCCCTCTTCGATGCGGCAGACGACGACCTTCAGCACCGGCACGACGTCCCCCTCGGCGACGAGCAGCGCGACGAGGCGCCCTCCGGCCGGAGCGGGGATCTCCTGGTCGGCCTTGTCGGTCGCGACCTCGAAGATCGGCTGGCCTTTCGCGACCACCTCGCCCTCGCGAACGAGCCACTTGGTGATGGTGCCCTCGGCGACGCTCTCCCCTAGCTGCGGGACGGTGACATCGATGATCATCCGGGTATTCCTCGACTTTCGGTAGACCGGATTTCCTTCTATCGGCACGCGGCGCGAAACACAACGTGGGACGGCGCTACGCCGGGCGCCGCAGGCTCGCCACGAAGTAGCCGTCCGTCCCGTGGACGTGGGGCAGGAGTCGAACC comes from Myxococcales bacterium and encodes:
- a CDS encoding YihY/virulence factor BrkB family protein, whose amino-acid sequence is MRDMRDRLQALRPPAAVTPLRAALRVFLSRDGRFLSAAIAFYALLSAVPLAYLALWVASLFVSRDSAAAALERELSRWTGPALAHVVARWEGHARDGHGLGVLSVLVLLYSATRLFAALERGLNAMWELGPADEGAADAPGAAGGGKRKLLRQLRTRGLAFVVATLLGVSLAALVGFRAGVAAAERVGARLAGLPSVLEWGFSLAGATLIFFLLYTVLPRTRARPRETLVGAAVSALLFLLGAHAITSYVAHKGDVGLGETLLVLLWLRYAAQVFLLGAATVGVYLRARGALVDGRVVPEGGAGSAPPRS
- a CDS encoding 2-oxo acid dehydrogenase subunit E2; translation: MIDVTVPQLGESVAEGTITKWLVREGEVVAKGQPIFEVATDKADQEIPAPAGGRLVALLVAEGDVVPVLKVVVCRIEEGATASAPAPAPAAEPAPAPAQAAPLATPSGRQAALQNAVDLASVQGDERGRISRGDVLRAAAPAAPAAPAAPVAPGPRAQQIAQLVNQGGGFVPPIPGVGYASFKVPPYRKAEGDTVIPFTRRRRITADHMTYSKVTSPHVVTVAEIDLHKTSRLREAHKAAYKKEGASLTMLAFAIAATARALRENPGLNARVLDDAYVVYKDVNLGVAVDSPDGLVVPVVRRADELGVRGIVRAVDELAKRARNGKITADDLSGATFSITNPGMKGNLFGGAIISQPNVGILRMGEIQKRVVVVDGPDGDDHMVVHPVMLMALSYDHRIVDGVAANSFLWRVTELLEKGEFEV